A segment of the Populus nigra chromosome 12, ddPopNigr1.1, whole genome shotgun sequence genome:
CCATTAAACAGAACTTGATCAGAGTGAAGGAGACCCTTTTGGCTGATGAGATTCTTGTAATATTTGTTGTCAAAGGATGTAGGAGTTTGGACATCCAAAGGTGCTAACTTGTTGTCTCCTTTCGGTCCAGGAAATGGACAGTTCTTTTGCCTAGTGGTAGCAAATGAACTGTCAATGTTGGTCTCATTGTATATGCGAGCTCTAAAGCTTGTACACCTTGCTTGCCCGATTGTGTGGGATCCTGGTACCAATGTTGAACAGCTTTAGAATGAAGCATTTATGTCATAAAAAAGATtgtaatatatagatatttaacAATGGTAACAATATTTACTTagcatttaattagttattgtttcaaaacagaaaaaaaaaatagaaacaatgaGGATAAAAGTATCATGTCAccttatattttctattttaaatataaaaaaattcacttcaaaattatctttagaaacaaatttatcctatatttttatctctatttctttaatcaaacaaatttttatccttatactttttctttctttctttttcgttTCTAGTCAgcacaaattaattaagccAAGAAATGGCAAGGAAAAACAACTAAAAGTTCGCAATCAAACGTACCTAAATTATAGTAATCTTATTGAAGATATTTCTTGTGGAAAAAATCTCAACCACTGAATTGAATCTCATAGGATCCATTAGTATTATAGTGGATTCATTCATCGATCCGATGAATGAGATATTTTGAAAACTGATTTTTGGAAGACTATTTATCCTGCATAATTAGCATATTACtcaattgtgtgtgtgtgtgtgtgtgtgtgtgtgtgtgtgtgtgtatgtaccGGATAAGGCAACCATGTCCTTGACTGAGAGGCCTTTATTATTAAACCGATTGATGAGGTTGCTAAGCGTAGAAGTTGGAGGAGGGATGACCCCACTGTTGGCAGCAGAAAGGCTAGCTGTCTTTGAATCCCTTCTTCCAAGTTTTACATTCCAAAATGGACCTCCAAGCTGCAAGAAATTAACAGCAGTCTCAACGAAacattgaacaaaaaaacttaagacGAAATGGAAAGAACTTTCGATTACTTACAATCACAGTAGAGTCACGAGCAGCAATGGCTACGATATCAGCACATGAAACTATGCCTGGGCAGACTTTCTCCACCTGAGACTTAATCTTGGCAATAACATTAAATCCCCTCACAGAATTATTATTTGGACCAGCAGTTTGTTCTCCGGTGAAAGAGGAAGTATCCTCCAGAAGTATTGACCCATCACAACCCTGtcagaaaagtaaataaattttccCAGAATGTTAATTcttacaagtaaaaaaattaactcttaaaaaaaaaaagaggtttttttGTGTTCCTAACACATATATATTACTCATACTTATTCTCTGATCAtcataaaaatctttttatatatttaactcttttcactaaaaaatatacattttatgTGATTcagttaaagaaaataaatcaaattttatagaaGTCATTATAATTCGAAGTAATGGAAGAAAGAAATCCATACAAATTAACATGTATGATTTTGGACGACAAAAGTTAATGCTAATCTCTTCAGGAATTAGAGTGCTGAGTTAGAGTGAATTGACGTAACAAATGAGACAAGGAAGGAAAAGTGAAGAAGTGTCAATCACCATGATTTCAGCATATCTATATAATTGttctaagtttgttttttaccaTAGAATTCTCTTACTTTTGCTGTTCATGATAAGAAACACATATTTTATGCACAGCAGTCCCTTTCAAGATCTAATTGTGTTTGTCACATTATTAGCGCGCCAATATAATAATCCAttccgataaaaaaaaattacccaggAGTGAtagtttttactttttgttgttttttaaagtaattttattttgaaaaaacaatgaattaatatttatttttatgactttgatgttttgatataaaaaaaaaaatcaaaggatttAACGCCATGTAACAAACCACCTAGCAAAGTAAGGGAAGAGTTCAGTTAAGTagggagaaaaagagaaatacTCTGACAAAACAATCATGAAAGAACAAGCGAACAAGAGAAGCACCCATCCGGCGCTCTTTCGACACTGCAGATTGAACAACAGATTTCACTGCACCAAAGACTTTTGGACAACTCTTGGAGTAAAAATTTGTTGAGAGTTGAGCTGAGGAGTGACTTGTGAAGATCACAAGGAAAGCTAATGTAAAGATGGCCacataagaagaaaaggagctAGGTCTAGCCATTTTGCTACTTTGCTACAATGGCTTCTAAGCAAGCTCGATCTTCTAGTTGAGTGTGATGAGCTCAAGATGGTGGAAAGGTTGGGTTATATATAGGAGGTTAATGGAGGCTTTTCCTGGCAAGGCAGGTAACCTAATCTAAAAATCAAAggacgggaaaaaaaaagaagactagTACTAGTACTACATGCATGGCATGGTATGACAATTTCTACGtctagggaaaaaaaaagcagacaAAATACATTGATTCGTTAGGACCTtgattttgattgattgaaaaaGAAGACACTCCTCCGTCTAAGAACACGTTTATGTGAATTGAACTAGTCGAAAAGTTGATGTAGCTAACACCATATCTGTCAAAAATAGGGTCcataaacatttaattaaatcaataattgaCCATTCCTATTAATAACCATTCCTTTGGAATCTAATCCAGGTTTTGCTGGGACGCCATGCTTGTGGACATGATAATAACCTGGATATTTGAATAGTTGGTATTTGGACTAGTCATCGGATAAAACTTACTGGTTGGTAGGATATAAAAGTTGTGCCGGAATCCCCAATTAAGGTGGGACAAGGTTAATATTGTAGATTTCAATTATGATATATTACCTCCAAGATTTTGAAGGAGTTGATGAAATTGGAGGAATAACTAGTTTCTATGAGttgaataaaaatctttttaaaacataaatataagtGTCCAGATTATATAGaaatatttagtatttttattaaacttggttAATTTGATCAACTTTAAACCTTCAaatttccaagaaaaacaaatcattgatATTCCATTACTATAATCCATTTGAATTTCATGTTTTCTTAAGAACAAATCATAAGAAATACTATGATAACTAGAAATGTTATGGTAAAagtagaagaaagaaaaagtccAAGGAAAGCTGCTTCAaagtttcttcatcttctaGACAGAGGTCAAGATAATGGATGctataaaacttgattaaaattGTGGTAGCGAGTgtggtttaaagtgtttttcggttagaaatgtatcaaaatactatttttttatttttaaaattagtacactaaaatgatttgaacacattaaaaaaaataatttttaacaaaaaataaataaattaaagaatggGAAGTGCATCACAATATTAGTGTCCATTAACTTTAGATAGTGAAAATTTAGTTATGTaaccaattcaaattaattatatcaacGTCATAGTTTATATTTACGCTGGCAGCTTTCCTTTTGTTGTTGCGTATGATGTTGAATAAACTGCAAAATAGTCCTCGAAGCCCGGGAGTTTTCGTCAGGTTCCCCCTAAACTATAAGTTTAATTTCTTAGTTACACCCCACaggttttagttttcttttcaattacatcCATCACCATCATTGTTCTCCCATAACTTTCATCcttattttcataaaacaatatGACAACCCAACCCTCCCGGCCTTCAAACAATTTAAATACAATATaagtatttaaattttataaataatacccaaaaaaaaaccaataatacAGTGTGATCCCTATCTGCAATTGGTGAACAAACAGTTTCCTTTTCAAcaattaatccttttttttttttctggtgccGGGAGGGTAGTTGGGTTCCGGccattacattattttttatttatttatttcaattcatcATTAAGAACGCTGCTCCTCGGAAGCAAAACATGATCGATGACATTACACTTCCACTACAAAATGCTATACGCGTTAGGATGGTTGTTCTTATCACAGAAAACACTTTTATCATGCTAGCAGGTGGGCAAGCACGTGTTTAGAGGTGaacttttgattttaaatcCGATCTCaagtagaaaataatataaattatattttaagattttatttaatattttaaattattaaattaaaataattttttaatataatattaaaattctttgtattttaaataattttaatttatactttttagaAACATTATTTTCACCTGACTAATAAAAATACTTCCTTATGAAAAAATTACACCCAACCtgtattattgaaaaaattatatatattttttcactttatgttaaaattttattttttaacaaatcaagTCAGATTAATTTCTGACACTAACACTAACACGAGAAATATTTGTCAAGGGTTAGTTACTGTTTATTGgcacattttaaaaatgattttgaaataatttaatttttttattttaaattaatatttttttgatgtttcatatcattttgatacactaatatcaaaaataatttttaaaaaataaaaaagtattattttaatgttttttcaaactgaaaaatactttgaaaagaaatcgcaatcacactctcaaatacctcattgaaagtttatttatcttaaaaaaatattaataaatatgttttaattatttgaatatacaaatataacaaataaaaataaattagcttAGGGAGGAGACCTAGTCCAAGCTAGTTGCCTAGAAGGGGTTTTGTAGGTTATCATTAAATGTCTGTCCTGTTTTTCAAGAGGTCGAAGTTCTCTTCTCTTTCGCTACTCCTACTCCTACTCCTACTCCCGTAACATAACAGTATTAGCCATAGAAACTTTTGACTACCAACAACgacataattaacttttatACAGATGGACAGTTGGCACCAGCAATATGGCAACATATATTCTAGGTCTTTGACGtggtttttcctttgttttctaaagtatttttaatttataaaaaattattaaattaatatcttttatggttttgatatgttattaaatactgaaaaaaaattatttttatgtatttttaaataaaaaattattttaaaaaaatatcatgaatcaTAATCTCAAATACCTCGAACTAAAATTCAGATACGATGAGACCTTTTACTTTATGTTCAATCAAGAATGTGCGGTGGATTAGATTAcctggatttttgttttgttttaagctttgtaaaaaattatatgataaaataatacaatataaaaaatattttaaaaaataatataatttaaaaattcacaAATGACATGTGATTTGCAAGTATAGTTTgtgacttttttaattttagaattgatgCACACATAATTTaataagaagagagaagaaagaggaaaataaaatttcaaaaacatatcaaaactcTAATTATGACGTTACTAGTATCGTTGGAAAGGTCTCAATGAgacaaatccaacaaaaaacACCAACCATTATTTGAATATAGTAGGCCATGTGAGCGGCTCAATGACATATTTGAACAGCTCATGTTGCCTCCATTcattgttaatgattttattttggtattaTTGGATTTATCTcgttaaaatcttaatttttaacattagtaatGGTGTTATCGTCAAAGTTTCGGTATAtttccaagatttttttttctttattttttttctctctcttctcttttttttattattaaatcatgtaaacattgattttgcaatttaaaaaagttgCAAAAGATAGTTAGAACtcataaatcataaatattatctaTAACTTTCTGAAttgtactattttttaaaacatattttttacattttattattttataaatgttttttactaaGCTAGAGTACAAAAATAGTCGATCATCTGCATGATGTTTTTAAAGAGCTTCAATTTGTCGTTTAATTATTGTGAACAcagttttgtg
Coding sequences within it:
- the LOC133668984 gene encoding peroxidase 4-like, translating into MARPSSFSSYVAIFTLAFLVIFTSHSSAQLSTNFYSKSCPKVFGAVKSVVQSAVSKERRMGASLVRLFFHDCFVRGCDGSILLEDTSSFTGEQTAGPNNNSVRGFNVIAKIKSQVEKVCPGIVSCADIVAIAARDSTVILGGPFWNVKLGRRDSKTASLSAANSGVIPPPTSTLSNLINRFNNKGLSVKDMVALSGSHTIGQARCTSFRARIYNETNIDSSFATTRQKNCPFPGPKGDNKLAPLDVQTPTSFDNKYYKNLISQKGLLHSDQVLFNGGSTDSLVRTYSSNPKTFSSDFVTAMIKMGDIDPLTGSQGEIRKICSKPN